A window of Cryptomeria japonica chromosome 3, Sugi_1.0, whole genome shotgun sequence contains these coding sequences:
- the LOC131873905 gene encoding uncharacterized protein LOC131873905, translating to MEDQKIEWANYGCTILSDGRTDGKNNTIINFLVACKDNVVFLKSVDASSKVKNAETLAGMLEHVIMKVGLENVVQIITDNAAACVSRKNPPREAPHSFLDTLCSTCP from the exons atggaggatcaaaaaattgaatgggcaaattatggctgcaccattctttctgatgggcgGACAGATGGCAAGAATAacaccatcatcaattttttggttgcttgcaaggacaatgtagtgttcttaaaatctgttgatgcctccagcaaggtgaaaaatgcagaaacattggctggaatgttggagcatgtcATCATGAAGGTGGGgttagagaatgtggtgcaaatcatcacagataatgcagcagcATGTGTGagcag gaagaatcctccaagagaggcaccccactcttttttggataccttgtgcagcacatgtccttga